Proteins co-encoded in one Solea senegalensis isolate Sse05_10M linkage group LG8, IFAPA_SoseM_1, whole genome shotgun sequence genomic window:
- the LOC122773887 gene encoding myelin protein zero-like protein 2 has product MCVKGLYFLTVLTGLAVSGVLRVNGMRVYTSGEMEAVNGTDARLKCTFESSAPININSIVITWTFRPLKPGREESVFHFQQRAYPPTDGIFKKRIVWAGDIMGNDASIIIREVKYTYNGTYICQVKNPPDVHGPVGEIRLRVVTTASFSEILRLVLIIASSIAGVIILLVIIVSCRRCKKRTQRHLEGSEEAPRKERKDPTACHPSRAVHLYMSYTSIEMDSSDGMISEASTKDPSSSEEEGPSSDDDDGDDDSD; this is encoded by the exons ATGTGCGTAAAGGGGCTCTATTTCCTCACCGTCCTGACTGGACTCGCAGTTTCAG GCGTGCTGCGGGTCAACGGGATGCGTGTATACACATCTGGGGAAATGGAGGCAGTCAATGGCACAGATGCTCGTCTCAAGTGCACATTCGAGAGCTCCGCTCCCATTAATATCAACTCCATTGTCATCACGTGGACCTTTAGACCTCTCAAACCAGGACGAGAGGAGtcg GTGTTCCACTTCCAGCAGCGAGCCTATCCGCCTACAGACGGCATTTTCAAGAAGCGCATTGTTTGGGCCGGTGACATCATGGGCAACGACGCCTCCATTATAATTCGTGAGGTCAAGTACACCTACAACGGCACTTACATCTGCCAGGTCAAGAATCCGCCAGACGTTCACGGCCCGGTGGGAGAGATTCGACTCCGTGTTGTCACTACAG CGTCTTTCTCTGAAATTCTACGCCTGGTTTTGATCATCGCGAGCAGCATCGCCGGCGTGATCATCCTCCTCGTCATCATCGTGTCTTGCAGGAGGTGCAAgaaaaggacacagagacacctgGAAGGGAGCGAGGAAGCGCCTCGCAAAGAGAGAAAAGACCCCACTGCGTG CCATCCATCACGGGCCGTCCATCTCTACATGTCGTACACATCCATAGAGATGGACAGTTCAGATGGCATGATCTCAGAAGCCAGCACCAAAGACCCGAGCTCCTCGGAGGAGGAGGGCCCAAgctcagatgatgatgatggtgacgatGACTCCGACTGA